The following nucleotide sequence is from Dehalococcoidia bacterium.
GGGGGCGGGGCAATGGAGGAAGCGCAGTATTTCACTGCGCTTCCTCTTGTTGCGCTTGACTTAAGGAGGAGAAATGCGGTTTCTGGTATTACTTCTGCTGATATCCTGCATAACTGTTGGCGCTTGCGCCGAAAACAATAATCCCTCACCTGCACCGACGGCGAATGATTGGTTTTGTTCATCTGGAGTATTAGGATCATGCCCTGATTTTGTGCCAAATACTTCCATTCCTGTCTCCGGAGTGTATTTCCCTGATCCTAACCTTGAGGCGCTCATCCGCCAGCAAATCAATAAGCCGAGTGGAGAAATCCTTCCGGCCGATCTGGAACGACTGACAAGCCTCAATTTAGCCTCAACCCTATCATACCCTCCTCGTAGAATCCTCAAACTGGACGGATTAGAATATTGCACCAACCTGACCAGCCTGAATCTTGATTCCAACTGTATCTCCGACCTTACTCCTCTTTCCAAACTCGTTAACTTGAGAGAACTAAACCTCGGGGTTAATGAAATAGAGGATATCACAGCACTCGCTGGGCTAAGCAATCTGACCAGTCTGGGTTTGGGCGGGAACAATATCAGCGACATATCCGTAATATCTCACCTCACTGAGCTGACCGAACTCTTCCTGCGTTGCAACCACATATCCGATCTATCGCCGCTTTCAAGCCTTTCCAATCTGTCATTTCTGCAACTAGATGCAAATGAAATATGGGATATCTCTCCACTTGCCAACCTAACCCATCTGCAAGGTCTAGATTGCTGGTACAACAGCGTAAGAGATCTTTCCCCGCTCTCAAAGCTCGTAAACCTGCAAGAGATACAGTTCCACGGTAATGGCATATCCAATATAACACCTCTTCGTGATTTGACTAATATCAATTACATCGATTTAGGCGAAAACAAAATAGAAGATATCTCTGCCCTCTCCAAGCTCACATCGCTCACCTGGCTGCAATTGGGAAATAACCAGATAAAGGATATCTCCCCGCTTTCCGGCCTTACCGAATTGGATCAGTTGTGCTTAGGGACAAACCAGATCAGCGATATCTCCGCTTTATCGAATCTTAAAGCTCTATCGCAACTTGATCTCAAGGCAAACCAGATAACCAATATTTCAGTTCTTTCAGGTCTTGAAAATCTAGGCATTATCGATCTATATAACAATGAAATACGGGATATCTCACCGCTGGTACAGAATGCTGGATTTAGCGGTGGCACTTTGCAGCTCGCCGGAAACCCGTTGAGTGTGAGGTCCATAACTGAATACATTCCCAAGCTTAAGAAAAGAGGTGTCCAGATAGGCTGGCCTCAATATTTAGAGGATTGAGCCTGAACAGAGCTAGAGGATGGAAATTGGCACAAGCCACACTGACGTTCCTCATCTTACAAAGTGGGGGCCGCGGCAGTGTAATCGTTGGATTGCATTCAAAAGGAAAGCCGCCTGAAGATACTCTGAAAGTCCTGGTCAGCGTGGGCAGCGAAATAAAAGAAGACGGGACCAGAGTTCTTGGACCGGATGGGAAGGTGATTGAGGTGCCTCTGGTTCCGGTTGAATCGGAAACCAGCCAGCCGGTTAGCCAATAACTAAACAGTCCCCTCTTTCTCTCCCTGGCCCAGCTCCTCTACGCTCCCCTCCCAATTGCACTTCTGGCACTTGGCGGAGTCTTTGCCTTTCGAAACAAGCAGCCCGCCGCATTCGGGACAGGGAACTGGAAGGGGTTTGTTCCAACTGGCGAAATCGCATTTGGGATAAGCGCTGCAACCGTAGAAAACGCGCTTTCTCTTGGTGCGCCGCTCCACCAGATTCGATCCGCATCGGGGACACTTGGCCTCGATTTCACTCGGAAGGGGTTTGGCGTTCTTGCACTCCGGGTATTTGCTGCAGGAGAGGAACTTCCCGTACCGGCCCTGCTTGATCACCATCGGGCTGCCGCATTTTTCGCAAACCTCGTCGGTGGGTTCATCGGCCGGTTTCATCTTGGGCATCTCGGCAATGGCCTTCTCAACCGTTTCAGCGAATGGGTCATAGAATGCTTTCAGTGTGGGAATCCACTCCAGTTCTCCCTCGGCGATCTGATCCAGACTTTCCTCCATCTGGGCGGTGAAGGAAATATCGACGATCTGGGGGAAATGGTCCACCAGCAGATCGGTGACGATAAATCCCATCTCCTTGGGTTTGAAATTCCCCTTTTCCTTCTCCACATAGTCGCGGTCCTGGATGGTGGAGAGGGTCGGGGCGTAAGTGCTGGGCCGGCCGATGCCATTCTCTTCCAGCGCCTTGATCAGCGTGGCCTCGGTATAGCGCGAGGGCGGTTTGGTGAAATGCTGTTCGGGAAAAAGCTTGATGAGGTCGAGCGCGTCTCCTTTGGCCAGCTCAGGTAGAGTGGCTTTGCCATTGCCGTTCTCGTCGCTATCGCTTCCTTCGCTGTAAAG
It contains:
- a CDS encoding leucine-rich repeat domain-containing protein gives rise to the protein MYFPDPNLEALIRQQINKPSGEILPADLERLTSLNLASTLSYPPRRILKLDGLEYCTNLTSLNLDSNCISDLTPLSKLVNLRELNLGVNEIEDITALAGLSNLTSLGLGGNNISDISVISHLTELTELFLRCNHISDLSPLSSLSNLSFLQLDANEIWDISPLANLTHLQGLDCWYNSVRDLSPLSKLVNLQEIQFHGNGISNITPLRDLTNINYIDLGENKIEDISALSKLTSLTWLQLGNNQIKDISPLSGLTELDQLCLGTNQISDISALSNLKALSQLDLKANQITNISVLSGLENLGIIDLYNNEIRDISPLVQNAGFSGGTLQLAGNPLSVRSITEYIPKLKKRGVQIGWPQYLED